From a single Bacteroidales bacterium genomic region:
- a CDS encoding aminodeoxychorismate synthase component I: MLNKSDTIKKMNRMGKARKPFLFVTDFLGEKNLVLSPDEVDNQKLLYNIGDYSNTQDSELEKNVDSLLFSKSPISEEQYHKAFAYVKENLDYGNTYLVNLTQPTTIELNRTIKDVFYQAKAPYKLWLKDKFVVFSPEIFVRIEASKIASFPMKGTIDALLPDAENQILNDPKETAEHNTIVDLIRNDLSMVAKNVRVERFRYIDRLKTNQKELLQVSSEIVGDLESDFFDKLGTHFFKLLPAGSISGAPKKKTVEIICKAENYKRGFYTGVFGFFDGEKLDSGVMIRYIEEQNGKLIFKSGGGVTTFSDEEKEYNEMIDKVYVPIY; encoded by the coding sequence ATGTTGAATAAATCAGATACGATAAAGAAAATGAATAGGATGGGGAAAGCGCGTAAACCATTTCTTTTTGTTACTGATTTTTTGGGCGAAAAAAATCTGGTATTATCACCGGATGAAGTTGATAATCAAAAGCTTCTTTATAATATAGGAGATTATTCTAATACTCAAGATTCTGAGCTCGAAAAGAATGTAGATTCCTTGTTGTTTTCAAAGTCACCTATAAGCGAAGAGCAATACCATAAAGCCTTTGCTTACGTAAAGGAGAATCTTGATTATGGGAATACATATTTGGTAAACCTGACTCAGCCTACAACTATAGAGCTAAACAGAACTATCAAGGATGTTTTTTATCAAGCAAAAGCCCCATATAAATTATGGTTAAAGGATAAGTTTGTAGTATTCTCACCCGAAATTTTCGTACGTATCGAAGCAAGTAAAATAGCTTCTTTTCCTATGAAAGGAACTATAGATGCTTTGCTGCCTGATGCCGAAAATCAAATCTTAAACGACCCAAAAGAGACCGCAGAACATAATACTATTGTTGATTTGATTCGCAACGATTTGAGCATGGTAGCTAAGAATGTTCGTGTAGAACGGTTTCGTTATATTGATAGACTAAAAACTAATCAGAAAGAGTTATTACAAGTGAGCTCGGAAATTGTGGGTGATTTAGAAAGTGATTTTTTTGATAAGCTTGGAACGCATTTTTTTAAGTTGCTTCCTGCCGGATCAATTAGTGGTGCTCCAAAAAAGAAAACGGTAGAGATTATTTGTAAAGCAGAAAATTATAAGCGGGGATTTTATACGGGCGTTTTTGGTTTCTTTGATGGTGAAAAGCTCGATAGTGGAGTAATGATTAGGTATATTGAGGAACAAAACGGAAAACTGATTTTTAAAAGTGGTGGCGGAGTCACTACCTTTAGCGATGAAGAAAAAGAATATAACGAAATGATAGATAAAGTGTATGTCCCAATTTATTGA
- a CDS encoding aminodeoxychorismate/anthranilate synthase component II: protein MKVLLLDNYDSFTYNLKQLIEQFGVEQLDIIKNDQLEINSVEQYDKIILSPGPGLPADAGLMLDIIKHYGSGKPILGVCLGHHAIAEAFGGKLYNFNQATHGVSRQTKILKGDSLFQNIPPEFSVGLYHSWAVAEEEFPKDLEIIARSEKGIIMAIRHKIYNIKGVQFHPESIMTPFGKTMLWNWLKEDI, encoded by the coding sequence ATGAAAGTGCTTTTACTCGATAATTACGATTCATTCACATATAACCTCAAACAACTAATTGAGCAATTTGGTGTTGAGCAACTCGACATCATAAAAAACGATCAGCTTGAAATAAATAGTGTTGAGCAATATGATAAAATAATTTTATCGCCGGGACCGGGATTGCCTGCTGACGCCGGATTAATGCTTGATATAATTAAGCATTATGGTTCAGGGAAACCGATTTTAGGAGTATGTCTTGGGCATCACGCCATTGCTGAGGCATTTGGAGGAAAACTGTATAATTTTAATCAAGCCACGCATGGAGTTTCTCGACAAACTAAAATCCTGAAAGGAGATTCTCTTTTTCAAAATATTCCGCCGGAATTTAGTGTTGGATTATACCATAGCTGGGCAGTAGCAGAGGAGGAATTCCCCAAAGATTTAGAAATTATTGCTCGAAGTGAAAAAGGAATCATTATGGCTATCAGACACAAAATATACAATATTAAAGGAGTGCAGTTTCATCCCGAATCTATTATGACTCCATTTGGGAAAACAATGCTGTGGAATTGGTTGAAAGAAGATATCTAA
- a CDS encoding aminotransferase class IV → MSQFIESIRILNGNIELLDYHNERFNATRKLFFCVEDERDLYQFIQIPEEYKKGLVKCRIVYDIEIRDLQFSFYKPQNISNLKLIEASINYDYKSTDRDRLEHLKNLAFPADEVLIVNDGKISDTSFSNIIFRKDMRWLTPDSPLLAGVMREYLLNEGMIEEISISTEDLKMFDAFMLINAMLTFDESRALPIKNIIGV, encoded by the coding sequence ATGTCCCAATTTATTGAAAGCATACGGATATTAAATGGTAATATTGAATTATTAGATTACCATAATGAGCGTTTTAATGCTACTCGTAAACTGTTTTTTTGTGTGGAGGATGAAAGAGATTTATATCAGTTTATCCAAATCCCTGAGGAATATAAAAAAGGTTTGGTAAAATGCCGTATTGTTTATGATATAGAGATTCGAGATTTGCAATTTTCGTTTTATAAACCTCAAAATATTTCCAATTTAAAATTGATAGAAGCATCAATAAATTACGATTATAAATCAACAGATCGGGATAGGTTAGAGCATCTTAAAAACTTAGCTTTTCCGGCTGATGAGGTGCTGATAGTGAATGATGGTAAAATAAGTGATACGTCCTTTTCCAATATTATCTTTAGGAAAGATATGCGTTGGCTTACTCCCGATTCACCATTATTAGCAGGCGTTATGCGTGAGTATCTTCTAAACGAAGGAATGATTGAAGAAATATCTATTAGTACAGAAGATTTAAAAATGTTTGATGCCTTTATGCTTATTAATGCTATGCTTACTTTTGATGAATCAAGAGCCTTACCGATTAAAAATATTATTGGCGTATGA
- a CDS encoding peptidylprolyl isomerase, protein MIKKYFSLFGLVLIFVLSVKAQDSSSVLLRIGDENIGAEEFWAIYQKNSRINQQSEKTSINEYLDLYINFKLKVKEAKDAKMDTAAAFIKELEGYRKQLVKPYLVIEEVNEKMLRDVYKRMQTNVRASHILLRLSKTPTPADTLAVFQKAVEIREAILNGEYSFADAAVRFSEDPSAKDMDFGNGRPPRKGNKGDLGFFSVFDMVYPFEEAAFNLNVGEISKPVRTRFGYHLILLTDRIPAIGQAKAAHIFVRNSKPAAIDSAKVRIDELYDEIQKGKKFEDIVLKSDDKGTREKGGELPWFAANRMVPEFIAALSKMNVGDISEPIKTNYGWHIIKFLDQKPIQDFDKVKKDIKDKLKRDIRSHKGEQAKIAQIKIEENFKEFPDNLQEAIAAIDTNFYTDDFDIEKLSGLTKPIFSLRDTLFSQYGFLNYIFQRKGSKMPDGFDILIAKMYKEYVDKQCLSFEERHLEEKYFDFRLIMNEYREGILLFDLMDKKIWSKASADTLGLERFFANNQNKYKWKKRAQLSVFHLNDKSYSDSVQDLLFLGETDDAIIQEVSSDSLNPVRLEKITVEKGDKTKYDALKWKKGAFYPLLDETGKIESIVVFRDILKPQLKKLSETRGLVIADYQNYLEKEWISELKKRYEVKVDKKVLRTIKERNK, encoded by the coding sequence ATGATTAAAAAATACTTTAGTCTGTTTGGACTTGTCTTAATTTTTGTTTTGAGTGTTAAAGCTCAAGACAGCTCTTCTGTTTTACTCCGAATCGGAGATGAGAATATTGGTGCTGAAGAATTTTGGGCAATTTATCAGAAAAATAGTCGCATCAATCAGCAAAGCGAAAAAACAAGTATTAACGAATATCTTGATCTTTATATAAATTTTAAACTTAAAGTAAAAGAAGCTAAAGATGCTAAAATGGATACGGCTGCGGCTTTTATTAAAGAATTAGAGGGTTATCGCAAGCAACTTGTTAAACCTTATTTGGTTATAGAAGAAGTTAATGAGAAAATGCTTAGAGATGTGTATAAACGTATGCAAACTAATGTTAGAGCTAGTCATATTTTATTACGCTTAAGCAAAACCCCTACACCTGCCGATACTTTAGCCGTTTTTCAAAAAGCAGTGGAAATACGTGAAGCTATTTTAAATGGTGAATATAGTTTTGCCGATGCTGCTGTGCGTTTTTCTGAAGATCCGTCAGCTAAGGATATGGATTTTGGTAATGGTCGTCCGCCTCGTAAAGGGAATAAAGGCGATCTTGGTTTCTTTAGCGTTTTCGATATGGTTTATCCATTCGAAGAAGCTGCTTTTAATTTGAATGTAGGAGAAATATCAAAACCTGTTCGTACACGATTTGGTTACCATTTGATTCTTTTAACAGACAGAATTCCGGCTATTGGTCAAGCTAAGGCTGCACATATATTTGTTCGGAATTCAAAGCCGGCAGCAATAGATTCTGCTAAAGTGCGTATTGATGAGCTGTATGATGAAATCCAAAAGGGTAAGAAATTTGAGGATATTGTTTTAAAATCTGATGATAAGGGAACGAGAGAAAAAGGTGGTGAGCTTCCTTGGTTTGCAGCTAACAGAATGGTTCCCGAATTTATAGCCGCATTATCAAAAATGAATGTTGGCGATATTTCTGAACCTATAAAAACTAATTATGGATGGCATATTATTAAATTCCTCGATCAGAAACCAATTCAAGATTTTGATAAAGTAAAAAAAGATATAAAAGATAAACTAAAAAGGGATATACGTTCTCATAAAGGCGAACAAGCTAAAATTGCACAGATAAAAATAGAAGAGAATTTTAAAGAATTTCCCGATAATTTGCAAGAAGCTATTGCCGCTATCGATACGAATTTTTATACCGATGATTTTGATATTGAAAAGCTATCCGGTTTAACAAAACCCATTTTCTCACTTCGTGATACATTGTTTTCTCAATACGGTTTTTTAAATTATATCTTTCAACGAAAAGGCAGTAAGATGCCCGATGGATTTGATATTCTGATTGCGAAAATGTATAAGGAATATGTTGATAAACAGTGTTTAAGTTTTGAAGAAAGACATTTGGAAGAAAAGTATTTCGATTTCAGATTAATTATGAATGAATATCGTGAAGGAATTCTTCTTTTCGATTTGATGGATAAGAAAATATGGTCTAAAGCATCGGCAGATACTTTGGGGTTAGAACGGTTTTTTGCTAACAACCAGAACAAATATAAATGGAAAAAAAGAGCACAACTATCTGTTTTTCATTTAAATGATAAGAGCTATTCCGATAGCGTACAAGATTTGCTTTTTCTTGGCGAAACAGATGATGCGATTATTCAAGAAGTTTCATCAGACAGCTTAAATCCTGTCCGTTTAGAAAAAATTACTGTAGAAAAAGGTGATAAGACAAAGTACGATGCTCTAAAATGGAAGAAAGGTGCTTTTTATCCATTGTTGGATGAGACCGGAAAGATAGAGTCTATCGTTGTTTTTCGAGATATTCTTAAACCTCAGCTTAAAAAATTAAGCGAAACACGCGGCTTGGTTATTGCCGATTATCAAAATTATCTTGAAAAAGAATGGATATCTGAATTAAAGAAACGTTATGAAGTAAAAGTTGATAAGAAAGTTTTACGTACTATAAAGGAACGGAATAAATAA
- a CDS encoding peptidylprolyl isomerase produces the protein MKKTFSILTLSFVITLFAWGQETEQRPQTILDEVVAVVGKNIILQSDIETQYLQYRMQGYIEGSSSTIKCDILKKVIFQKLLLNQADIDSIVVSPVQVEQELDRRFRYYISQFGSQEKLEEYYHKPVDQFKEEMREMIGEQILQQDVQSEITKNVTITPKEIKAFYKAMPADSLPLINTSYEVAEIVKKPPISTAEKLKVKEKLLTLRNRILKGESFSTLAILYSEDPGSAKKGGELGMYGRGELYPEFEAVAYGLKEGEISGIVETEAGYHIIQMIEKKDNFINVRHILLRPKISPIELQKAANYLDSIRVLIVSDSISFKTAALKFSDGQNRFNSGLIINPNSGNAKFQAEELDPKVFYVIDKLKIGEVSNAVSYTTDDNKEAYRLLKLVNKTAPHKANMKQDYDIIQKATINKKKQEVIDEWVKIRAAKTYIHISDKYNKCSYFDTWQSK, from the coding sequence ATGAAGAAAACTTTTTCAATACTTACATTAAGCTTTGTAATAACCCTGTTCGCTTGGGGACAGGAAACGGAGCAAAGACCACAAACTATTTTAGATGAAGTAGTTGCCGTTGTAGGTAAAAATATAATTTTACAATCTGATATAGAAACCCAATATTTGCAATATCGTATGCAAGGCTATATAGAAGGAAGCTCTTCTACCATCAAATGCGATATTCTTAAAAAAGTAATATTCCAAAAGCTATTACTTAATCAAGCCGATATTGATAGTATTGTTGTAAGTCCGGTTCAAGTTGAGCAGGAGCTGGATCGTCGATTCAGATATTACATCTCACAGTTTGGCAGTCAGGAGAAATTGGAGGAATATTACCACAAACCGGTAGATCAATTTAAAGAAGAAATGCGCGAAATGATTGGAGAACAAATTCTTCAGCAGGACGTTCAATCCGAAATAACTAAAAATGTTACGATTACACCTAAAGAAATCAAAGCGTTTTATAAAGCAATGCCGGCAGATAGTCTGCCACTTATAAATACTTCCTATGAAGTAGCGGAGATTGTTAAAAAGCCGCCCATTTCTACTGCTGAGAAACTGAAAGTAAAAGAAAAATTACTTACACTTCGTAATCGTATTCTTAAAGGAGAAAGCTTTTCTACTTTAGCTATTCTTTATTCAGAAGATCCGGGATCTGCTAAAAAAGGAGGAGAGCTTGGAATGTACGGTAGAGGTGAGCTGTATCCTGAATTTGAGGCTGTTGCTTACGGACTAAAAGAAGGTGAAATTTCAGGTATTGTGGAAACAGAAGCCGGTTATCACATTATTCAGATGATAGAAAAAAAGGACAATTTCATTAATGTTCGCCATATCCTTCTTCGTCCAAAAATTTCTCCAATAGAACTTCAAAAAGCTGCAAATTATTTGGATAGTATTCGTGTTTTAATCGTTAGTGATAGTATTTCATTTAAAACTGCTGCACTTAAATTTTCAGATGGACAGAATCGTTTTAATAGTGGATTAATTATTAATCCTAATAGTGGTAATGCAAAGTTTCAAGCCGAAGAATTAGATCCTAAAGTATTTTATGTTATTGATAAACTGAAAATAGGTGAAGTTTCTAATGCCGTTAGTTATACTACCGATGATAATAAGGAAGCCTATCGTTTACTTAAACTTGTTAATAAAACAGCTCCACATAAAGCTAATATGAAGCAGGACTATGATATTATTCAGAAAGCTACCATTAATAAAAAGAAGCAAGAGGTAATTGATGAATGGGTGAAAATACGTGCAGCAAAAACTTACATACATATTAGCGATAAATATAATAAATGCTCTTATTTTGATACTTGGCAATCAAAATAA